The nucleotide window GTGAGATAACTTCCGTTGTCATGACCGTCGCAACATCTTCTTGTGGAGATAAGCCCTCGGCCAAAACTCGTGCGCACAAGTCACGATCGGTAACGATGCCTAATACTGGCGATTGAGGATCGTCTTCATCACTCACAAAATCTGGGTCAACGATAAGCAGAGATGAGATGTTATCATCCGCCATAATTTTCGCCGCCTGTTGGATGGACTGGCCGCGTTCAATCGTTGGTGCGTCACGTGTTAGCAATGTCTTCACTTTGGAGGTAGTAAGATCATTGGCGTCTTTATTTTCTGAAATCGCCATGCGCAGTCGCGCGCTGTTTTCTACCTCGACGAAATCAGCAAATGAGTCATAGTTATCGTACATTTCCTGGAAGACATCGCCGGGAATACAGTAGATCAAAGCGTCATCGATAGCTTTTACGGGAAAGCGTACTTTGTTATTAGTAAGCAGCCCCATCTGTCCAAAGAGATCGCCTTCATCAAGTCGGCTGTAAAGCTCTCCTTTACGTCGGTAAACTTCAACTACGCCACTTCTTACCACGAAAAGCTCTTGAACTTCGTCTCCAAAGTGGATTATTGGCGTGTCTTCTCGGTAATACGAAATTTCGACACTCTCTGTGACTTTGCTCAGTGCTTCTTCTGGGAGCTCGTTGAAAGGAGGATACTTGGCGAGAAAGTTATATATCTCGAGAAGTTCTGCATCCATAAGGTTGCCTTTTGATTTTCAAGTAATAAAGTAATCTTAACTTAGTTTTAAAACAGAGTCTTACTCGTTCGTGGTTTTGAGCACTTAATCATAAGATTCCGACATGCAACACGACAATGACAACCTCATTCGGCTAATATCGTAGACGTCTAATGGGTATAAAAATCGGATTACAAAGCATCTATTGATTCTCATGAAAGGAAATTGAATGTTGAGAAGTTTATTATTTGTACCGCTTTGTGTTTTTCCCGCATTAAGCAGTGCTTCAGAGGCGGAACAAGCGGACAAATTTGGTTATGAGCACATTTACCTGAACGTTGGTGCAGGCACAACTAATGAAGATTGGTTAGAAAATGCGAATGTCACGACGATTGATTTGGGTGGTAACTATTTGTTTACGGATAACTGGCTGTTTCATACAGACTATTCCGCACAGTTTTTTCACCCGGATAGTTATACGCTGCGAATAGACCGTTTAACGTTTGGTGGTGGTTACCGGTATGGCATAACTCAACAATTTGATCTCTACGGTATTTATCGATTAGGGGTTATTAAAGCAAAAGCGAAAGACGATGATACGGACAAAACACTGCTCTCAGACTCGGAGTTTATCCATGCCGTCGCCGTTGGCGCTCAGTACCTTGTGGGTGAAAAACTGATTGTTAATGCTGAGTTAGAGGCGAATCGCAGCGATGTCGTTGATGAAAATAAATATAAAATTGGCTTTAACTATCAGTGGCACGATGTCATTGGTACAGGTGTTTACTACCAATACCGAGATACGGAATACTCGGGAGCAAGATCCGATTACATCAATGAGGTGGGTTTAAGCCTCAGGTTCGTTTACTAGCTATAACCGCTAAACGAATACAAGAAAGGTCAGCGAGCGCTGACCTTTGTTATTTATTTTTATCGCTCTGCCTATTAAAGTACAGCCGCAATGCCTTTACATAGTGGACCCATGTTTGACTTCGTCATACCAGCCACACTGATGCGGCCAGAGCCGACAATGTAAATAGCGAATTCTTCTTTCAGACGGTTCACTTGCTCTTTAGACAGGCCAGAGAAAGAGAACATGCCGTTTTGACGTTCGATAAAGCTAAAGTCTGCATCTACACCTTCTTCTTTCAGTGTTGCTACAAACAACTCACGCATCTCTTGGATACGATCACGCATTTCGGCTACTTCTGCTTCCCACTCTGCACGAAGATCAGCATTGTTTAGAATATGCGTAACCACTGCGCTGCCGTGAGCTGGTGGGTTAGAGTAGATAGAACGGATGATTGCTTTAACTTGAGAAAACGCAGTTGTTGCTACTTCTTCCGACTCAGCAACAAGAGTGAAGGCACCTACACGCTCGTTGTATAGACCGAAGTTTTTAGAGAACGAGCTAGCAACTAGGATTTCTTTGTTGTACTTAGCAAACGTACGTAGACCTGCTGCATCTTCCTCAACACCTTTCGCGAAACCTTGGTATGCGAAGTCGAATAGAGGAAGCAATTTCTTCTCTGCAACGAGCTTAGCCAGTGTTTCCCATTCTTCTGCAGTTGGATCGATACCAGTAGGGTTGTGGCAGCAGCCGTGTAGAAGAACGATATCGCCTTCAGATGCCGCTTGAAGATCGTTAAGCATTGCATCGAAGTCTTTGTCTTTTGTTTCTGCGTTGTAGTAGCTGTATTGAGCCGTTTCGATACCAGCCGCAGTGAACACACCATTGTGGTTTGCCCAAGTAGGGTTGCTGATCCAGATTTTCACATCGCCTAGCTGACGTTTGATGAATTCACCAGCAACACGCAGTGCGCCTGTACCACCTGGCGCTTGAGCTGTTTTTGCACGTTTGTCTGCAACCACTTCAGCGCTCTCACCGAATAGCAGTTTTTGTACCGCTAGGGCGTATTCTGCAGTCCCTTCGATGGTTAGGTAAGATTTCGTTTTCTCAGTCTCAATTAGAGCTGCTTCAGCTTTCTTTACCGTAGCAAGAACAGGGGTTTCACCTTGTTCGTTTTTATAAATACCTACGCCAAGGTTGATTTTTTCTGCGCGAGTATCTTTTTTAAATTCTTCAGTAAGACCAAGAATAGGGTCGGCCGGAGCGGCTACTACTTTTTCAAACATAATCTTCATCCATGTTAATCGAAGGGTGTGCCCGTATTTATACCTTTCAGCATTACTTGTTACAACACCTTCTGGTAAGAAAACCTAAAAAAGATGCTATTAGAAATCGAATTCAAAGATAAACCAGACTTTTGGCATGCTAACAGTGCTAAGAAGGGGAGTTACAAGCAAGCTTTATCGAGAATTGATGCTGTTTTGTACATTGAATGCAATCGTTTACTTCGAAAGTGTCTATGTGCCAAATTGTTATGGAAAAGTTGCATATTTCTGCTTAAATGATGGCATAGAAAGCCTAGGTAAACTCTTTACAAAACAAGAACGCAAAACTAACACCAGAGAATCAGATAGAGATGTTTTTGGGTTCAATGTCTTGTTCTTCTTTTTTAGTGGCTTCTGTAAGGTTATTGTCGGGTTTGACTGGATTGGGCTAGAAACCCGATTAGACGTTGTTTTTTCTATGTCAGGATATCTCTATTTGATTCAAAATGACGTCAACTAGAGGTCATTGGGTGGAATATTGGCAAACTTAACAGAGCATAGCCGATTAACGAAAACACTCTTGTCGTAGTGACTTGGAGGTGTGCATCATCAATGACTCAATATAACCAAGATATTTAAGATAGCACTGATAACCAGTGAGCCGACCTACTAGTCGGCCCATGATGATGCACCGAATTTTACCGATGTGTGCGTCTTCTAGTCGTCTTGTTTTTCTTCTTTGCTAGCGTTTTCCTCGTTGAGGTGTTTCAAAATCGCTTCTTTAGCATGTTCTTTCGTTGCTGTTTCACCTGGTGGCACAACAAGATCCGCCATTTTGTGTACACCCATTGCATCTTCAGCAATATGTAACCAGTCTGGGTGCCAATAATAAGGATCGGTCGCACCAGGGTGGTCCCAGCTATGGACACCTTTATGCGCTCCTCGGTATGAGAGATCATCCATGGTAAACACTTTCATCACTTCCTCCTGAAAAACATCATTTCTTTGAAAGTATGGAACATAATTCTCCACTTCGGATCGAGAATTCGTATTACCACATTTGACTAATAACCTTGCAATAACACGAGGTGTACTATCAGAATATCGGCGCGAAGTATGCTATGGTGCGCTCGAAGTCATAGTGAGATACCGATGAATCGATACCGTCAATTAGCCGAGTTGTTTAAAACTCAGATCCAGCAGAATACCTGGAGGGCAGGGGAAAGGCTGCCATCCGTGCGTGTGACCAGCCGCAATCATTCCGTCAGTGCGGGTACGGTATTGCAGGCATATCAGTTGTTGGAAGCGCAGGGCTGGGTCAATGCTAAGCCTCAATCTGGCTATTACGTCACGGCTGAATTAGAGCGTTTTGAGGCAAGTAATGAAGTCGTGCCTGCTTATCGCTCTAGTTTCAATGATGAGCTGTACGATTATCTTAAACATCAAGGATTGTCTGACGCTTTGCGTTTGGGCTCGGCTTTTCCCGACGCCACGTTATTTCCTTTCGAAGCCTTAAACCGCAACCTTGCCAGCTCTGGCCGTAAAATGGGACCAGAAAGCTTGCTTGATAACATGCCTCCGGGGAGTGAGTCATTACGTCGATTGATAGCACAACGTTATATACAGCAAGGTATATCGACTACGCACGAAGATATTGTGATCACCTCTGGCGCGCTTGAGGCGTTGAATCTGAGCTTGCAAGCGGTTACACAGCCCGGAGATACGGTTGTTGTGGAGTCACCGGCTTTTTATGGTGCGCTTCAAGCGATAGAACGTCTTGGGCTGAAGGTAATCGAGGTTTCTGTAGACAGCCGTAAGGGGCACGATCTTGAACAGCTTGAAGCAATATTTGCTAAACATGCTGTTCGCGCTTGTTGGCTGATGGTTAATTTTCACAACCCGACGGGTGCATTGCTGTCAGATGACCAAAAGGAACGTATTGTCCGAATGGCGGAACAACACGATGTCTACTTAATTGAAGATGATGTGTACTCTGAGCTTTATTTCACGGCGAGCAAACCGACGTCTCTTAAAACTTTTGACACTCAAGGGCGAGTGCTTCACTGCTCCTCACTCTCTAAGAGTCTCTGTCCGGGGTATCGGCTGGGATGGGTTGTGAACCATCGCTTTAACGAACCGATTCAAAAGCTACAACTTATCTCTACTTTGTCGGGGAGTGCACCGATTCAGCAAGGTATCGCACATTATCTGCAAAATGACAGCTACGACAATCACTTGAGAAAGCTGCGAAAAATCATGCAACAGCGCCAAAGTTTGTTCATTGAACTTATACAGCGTTACTTGCCCCAGGACGTGACCTATAACGTACCTGAAGGTGGTTACTTTGTATGGGTTAAGTTGCCAAACGGGACGGACAGCAAGTCGATTTATCAAGCTTTGTTGCAACAACAGATAACCGTGGCATATGGAAATCTGTTTGCAAGCGATACCAAGTTTAAAAACTACCTGCGACTTAATACTTCCATGCCTGTTGATGAAGCGTTAGAAAATGCCATCGAGAAAATAGGCGAGTTACTGACAACTGTTTAGGCATTTATGGCATTAACTGTATCAGTTCATCTTACTCGGAGTGTGGTTTAATCAACGCAATAACAACCTCTTACCTCGGAGTGATGATGAAAAAGCAGTTGGTGAAACATGAATTAACACTGATCATTGTGGCGATATTTAGTGCTTTCTTACTTGTGTTTGCACACCTTATTTTGGCTAAATCATTTGCACATTATGCGTGGGTTGAATACACCGCTGCGGTCATTCCGTTTGTTATCTTTGGTTTGTGTTTTGTCGGTGTGAGGTATGCGGTGAAAGCCGATCAAGAGGAAAGTAATACTTAATTTAGTGAGTGCCAGATAAAATAAAAGACCTCCACTTGGGAGGTCTTTTTAATTCTGTTTCACTAAAAAGTGATTAGAAGTTCGCAGAACGAGGTGTACGTGGGAATGGGATCACGTCACGAACGTTGCCCATACCAGTTACGTAAGAAACCAGACGCTCGAAGCCAAGACCAAAGCCTGCGTGTGGTACTGTGCCGTAACGACGTAGATCGCGGTACCAGTTCATGTGCTCAGGGTCGATACCCATTTCGCGCATACGTGAATCCAGAACGTCCAGACGCTCTTCACGTTGAGAACCACCGATGATTTCACCGATGCCAGGTGCTAGAACGTCCATCGCTGCTACCGTCTTACCATCATCGTTCATACGCATGTAGAACGCTTTGATGTCTTTCGGGTAGTTCTTCACGATGACTGGTGCTTTGAAGTGTTCTTCCGCTAGGAAACGCTCGTGCTCAGAAGACATATCGATACCCCATTCAACCGGGAATTCGAACTCACGACCAGAATCCAGAAGGATTTGGATTGCGTCAGTGTAGTCTACTTGTGCGAAGTCAGAAGACACGAATTGCTCTAGACGAGTGATCGCTTCTTTATCGATACGTTGTGCGAAGAACTCAAGGTCATCACGACGCTCTTCTAGTACTGCTTTGAATACGTACTTCAGCATGTCTTCAGACAGCTTCGCTACGTCATCTAGGTCTGCGAACGCAACTTCAGGCTCAACCATCCAGAACTCAGCCAGGTGGCGGCTTGTGTTTGAATTTTCAGCACGGAAAGTAGGGCCGAAAGTGTAAACTTTGCTGATTGCACAAGCGTAAGCTTCCGCGTTTAGCTGACCAGAAACTGTCAGGAACGTCTCTTTACCGAAGAAGTCTTCGTTGTAATCTACTTTGCCTGCGTCTGTGCGAGGTAGGTTTTCCATGTCTAGCGTAGAAACGCGGAACATTTCACCTGCACCTTCTGCGTCAGAAGCGGTGATTAGTGGCGCAGATACCCAGAAGTAACCTTGCTCGTGGTAGAAACGGTGAATAGCTTGAGACAGGCAGTTACGTACACGAGCTACCGCGCCAATCACGTTAGTACGTGGACGAAGGTGCGCGACTTCACGTAGGTACTCGATTGAGTGACGAGTTTTTGCCATTGGGTAAGTTTCAGCATCTTCAACCCAACCAACCACTTTAACGTCAGTTGCTGCCAGCTCGAAGTCCTGACCTTTCGCAGGAGACTCAACAATCTTACCAGTTACTTCAACAGAGCAGCCTGTAGTCAGCTTTAATACTTCGTCGTCGTAATTATTAAGATTATTAGGGACCACGGCCTGAATCGGGTCGAAACAAGAGCCGTCATAAATGGCAAGGAAAGAGATTCCAGCTTTGGAATCACGACGTGAACGGATCCAGCCACGAACAGTCACTTCACTGTCTACTGCTAGCTGACCTTTCAAAACGTCTGATACAGGCGCGTAAGTCATGTTTTCAATATTCTCCATAGAGGTAAAAATTCAACGCAACGCTCTTTAAAGTCCTTGTTTCATAATCTTTTTGTTTAAAAAACAAGCAAGGCGCTGGGTTGGGTAGAATTTTACAGATTCAACGAGACATATTACCTGTCAATTCGTCAGCTTCAACCTTTATATTCATTTTGAAGGTCAGAAAAAGATGATTTCATCTTAGTTTTACTCAGGATGAAAACGAGAATAGCGAAAAACGTTCAGGCAGAAATGCAAGTTGACACTGATATTCAGTTTATGGGAGTCCGACACTACGTTTTTATAAACATGCCGCGTTAATCACACTGTTTTCTTTGTGTATTCATAACGTGATTATTATGTAATCAAATAACTGGCGAATGGCAAAACTCGACGTTCGGGTATCATTCACTTAAATAAAAAACCTGATTTATGACTCAATAATGGACTAATGCTTGTCTCTTGGCAGTGATTTCCTTAGTATATCGCGTCTTTTTTAAAGCCTGAGAATCAAGATGAAAACAGAATTGTACAAAGAGTTCATGTTCGAAGCGGCACACCACTTGCCACATGTACCCGAAGGTCATAAGTGTGGTCGTTTGCACGGACACTCTTTCCTTGTTCGTCTTTATGTAGAAGGTGAGGTAGACCCGCATACGGGTTGGGTTGTGGATTTTGCAGAAATCAAAGCCGCTTTCAAACCAATTTACGATCGTTTAGACCATTACTACTTAAACGATATTGAAGGCCTGGAAAACCCAACCAGCGAAGTGCTCGCGAAATGGATTTGGCAGCAACTGAAACCAAGCCTTGCGCTGCTAAGCAAAGTAGAGATCAAAGAAACTTGCACAGCAGGTTGTATCTACAAAGGCGAGTAATCGCAACAAGCGTCATTTACACAGGCAAGCTTATCGGCTTGCCTTTGTTGTATCTGGGCGATGAAAACTACGCTAAGCGCAGATACAAAAAAGCCCGAGCAGATGGCTCGGGCTTGGTGTTCAGAAGGTAGGATTAGCAGATAACTTTTATTGCCAGACCGCCTTGAGAAGTTTCGCGGTATTTCGCGTTCATGTCTTTACCTGTCTCTAGCATGGTTTCGATAACCTTATCCAGAGATACGGTAGGAGCTGAAGAACGACGCAAAGCCATACGAGTCGAGTTGATCGCTTTTACCGCCGCAATACCATTACGCTCGATACATGGAACCTGTACCTGGCCAGCGACAGGGTCACATGTCAGACCTAAGTTGTGCTCCATTGCGATTTCTGCTGCCATACAAACCTGTTCTGGGCTACCACCCATCAGTTCTGCAAGGCCAGCTGCTGCCATTGAGCACGCCACGCCAACTTCACCCTGACAGCCAACTTCTGCGCCAGAGATAGATGCATTACGCTTGTAAAGGCCACCGATTGCACCAGAAGCCGCAAAGTAACGGATGTAGTCTTTCTCTGAAACGGTTTGTATGAACTTGTCATAGTACGCCAGTACCGCAGGGATAATGCCACACGCACCGTTGGTTGGTGCTGTTACAACACGACCACCTGCTGCGTTTTCTTCGTTTACAGCAAACGCAAACATGTTTACCCAGTCAACCACAGACATCGGATCGTTGGTTGTCTTTTCAGAAGTAAGCAGTTGTTGGCGAAGCGCTGCAGCACGGCGAGGCACACGCAGTGGACCCGGTAGAATGCCTTCTTCGTTCATGCCGCGATCCATACACTCACGCATGGTGCGCCAGATGTTTGCAAAGTAGGTACGCGTCTCTTCATCAGAATGAAGCGCTTGTTCATTTTTCATGGTTAGCGCACTGATAGAAAGGCCACTCTCACGACACTGGCTAACCAGTTCTTCTGCCGTTGTGAATGCGTAAGGAACCTTAATTGGGTTTTCGACTTCTTTACCGAAGTTTTCTTCATCAACGATAAAACCACCACCGATAGAGTAGTAGGTTTTTGAGTATGCTTTTTCTTCGTCAATCCAAGCGTGGATTTGCATACCATTTTCGTGAAGTTCCAAATTGGTTTTGTGGAAGTTCATTCCACCGTCGCGTGGAAACGATACTGTATGACAGTGCATGCCAACAGGAAGACGTTCAGTTTCTTCTACGCGAGCAATAAAGCCCGGAATAGAATCGATATCAACTTTCTCAGGGGAGTTACCTGCAAGACCCATGATAATAGCGATATCTGTGTGGTGACCTTTCCCTGTCAGTGATAGCGATCCATAAACGTCAACGGTGATTTTAGTGATGTCGCGTAATTTTCCCATTGCGCGAAGATCATCAATAAACTCTTTACCCGCTTTCATTGGGCCTACAGTGTGTGAGCTTGAAGGTCCAACACCGATTTTATAGATATCAAATACACTAATCATATCGATTACCTCAGAAGAAAGCCTCCCAAGGGGATTTGGGAGGCTTAATTTTTATCGTTATATTTTTCGATTAATCACGCTGGTATTTCAGCTGAGATTAAAGAGCGCCGTAGATTACAGAACTAATCGCTGCAAGACCACAGATAGCTGTGAAAATTTGCACAGGTGCTGAAGTTTTGTACTTCGCCATTGCTGGCACTTTCTGCATAGCGAAAACAGGCATCAGGAATAGGATTGCCGCAATCATTGGTGCACCCATTGTTTCAATCATACCTAGGATGCTTGGGTTAACGATAGCAACCACCCAAGTCGTCACAACGATGAAGATTAGCGACACTTTTTCAATCTTGCTTATTTGAGTGTTAGAGCGAGATTTGATTAGACCAACCAGACCTTCGTGAGCTCCCAAGAAGTGACCAAAGTAGCTAGAAGTGATTGCTGCAAACGCAACCAGTGGACCTAAGTATGAGATCAGAGGAGACTCATGAACGTTCGCCAGGTAAGAAAGTACCGAGATGTTTTGTGACTGTGCTGTTGCTAATTGCTCTGGAGACAGAGAAAGAACCACAGAGAACACGAAGAACATCACGAAACCCATTAGCATCATTGCTGCGCCGCCAGTGATAGCATCAGTTTTCTTCACTGCGTTTTCACCGTACACACGACGTTGCTCTTTAGAGAATTGGGAAATGATAGGGCTGTGGTTGAATGAGAACACGATGATTGGAATTGCCAGCCAAACGATAGAAGGCATGTCACCCCAGTTTGGCGCAACTTCTATCATGGATGTGTTCCAGTCAGGAATTAGGTAGAAAGACAGCGCTAGCAGGATAAATACCAGTGGGTAAACCATCGCTGATGTTGCTTTCAGCATGAGCTCTTTACCGAATACCACGCCTGCTGTCATTGCTGCGATAAGAGCACCAGACAGTAACCAGCGAGGAATAGATTCCATGCCCATTTGGTTAACCAGGAATGAGTCAACCGTGTTAGTGATGCCGACACCGTAGATAAGTACGATAGGGTAAATAGCGAAGAAGTAAGCGAAAGTAATAAGGTTTGCGCCAGTTTTACCGAAGTGTTCTTCTACTGTGTCAGTGATGTCTGCTTCTGGATTCTTAGCTGAAAGAACGAAACGAGCCAGAGATTTGTGTGCGAACCAAGTCATTGGAGCCGCAATTAGGGCTAGGATTACTAATGGCCAAAAACCACCCGCACCTGCTTTGATTGGTAGGAATAGTACACCTGCACCTACTGCTGTACCGAATAACGACAGACACCAGGTGAAGTCTTTGTAAGAAAACTTACTAGACGATTGTGCGGTAGAAACCGCTGAATTGATTGAATTCATTTTTTGTTTACTCATTTTGGGAACAGGAAATAAGTCGGGTGCAATTTTGCAAGATTTTGCATTGAGAAAATTAGATCTAGGTCATGTATTGATTGGGCTTATTGAATAATATGTCAAAAACCTGTTTTTTATCACGAAAATGATGTGCTACTAGTGATTATTGTTAATGTGTCGAATTAGAAAATCTAATTGATAGTCTTGTTTGTACATATTTTTATCAGTGCAAACGCTTGCGGTGGAAATGACAAATTAAACTAATGTAAATGAGAGGTTACGAATAGATTTTTTGAAGTGAAATGTTGGATGGAAGGGCTGCTAAGGAGCCTCATGCTTGCTCGGAAATCATACTTATTTGTAAATCACCGCTACTTAGCGATGATGTGCCTTTGCATCGACTCAATAATTTGAGCGGTCATGCCCCAAATAAAGTGCTGACGATACGGAATAGCAAATACACGGTGGCTCGTTTGTTTAAGGTTAAATTTGCTGCTGTAGAGTTTGCTCGGATTTAAAATATGGTTTGCAGGTACTTCAAACACATACTCAACTTCATTAGGGTCAATATGAGTTTTGTAGTTTGGCGATACAAAAGCCAAAAAAGGAGTCACATTAAAGCGGCTAATGGTAGGCAGTTTGGGCAATTGGCCAAAGATGTGTATGTCATTATTTGCGATACCAATTTCTTCTTTTGTCTCACGAAGCGCGGTATTCACTAAGTGAATGTCTTCTGTTTCAAATTTACCGCCGGGAAAGCTGATTTGTCCTGGATGATGGCGCAAGTGCTCGGCTCGCTTGGTTAAAATGACTTGCAATCCTTCCGGGCGTTCCACAAATCCAATCAATACTGCAGCGTCACGCAGTGGCTTATCTTTTAAAAAGCTTAACCGAGCGAGTGATTCTTTGTGATAACCGGTAGGCAACTGCAGTTGAAAGTTTTGTAGTAGCTTTGTTTTATTGATGACCAAATTGCGTCCTTTTGTCTAACATCTATTGATAATTATAGAGGAGCCGCATCCTCACTTAATGTGTTGTCAAGATTATAACGATGGTGAACCGGAGTAAATCAGACGTTAGGGTAATAATCCTGAGTACAAAAATGCCCATCGCCTAACGATTTTTTTCGTGTCATTCCAGCGAGCCATAGCGAGACTAGGAATCTATTAGCAGCGCATCGACAGGTTTAAGAAATAACTTTGGTCAGAGAATGCTCGGAAAGAAGATCCTGAATCATGCTCCTTCGTTGCGGTTCAGGTTAACGGGAGACTTAAACATGCCGTTCGCTGTAAAACGAACGGCATTATCTGTGCTAGGAGCGGTTTTGTTTTCGAATGTGAGCTTTGGAACCGAATACTGATGGATTACTTCAATGCTGGTAAAATTTTCGACAGTTTATCCAGTGTCTCCTGATACTCGGAAGTGCATTCACTGTCTGCCACGACGCCACCGCCAGCCCAAGCATACAAGTTGCCTTTTTCTGCAACTAAAGTGCGAATGGTAATGCTGGTGTCCATGCGACCATGGCGAGATAGGTAACCAATACTGCCACAGTAAGCGCTGCGTCGATGAGGTTCTAGCTCTTCAATAATTTGCATCGCACGCACTTTGGGTGCGCCAGTGATTGAACCGCCAGGGAAGCAAGCTCGCAACAAATCCGCAGGCGAATACTGTTCATCCAAGTCTGCACGAATAGTACTTACCAAATGGTGAACTGCAGGGAAGCTTTCAATATCGAATAATTTTGGTACATGAACACTACCCGGTGAGGCAACGCGGCCAATATCATTTCGCAACAGATCGACAATCATTAAGTTTTCAGCCTGATCTTTCTCTGCGGTCTGCAAATCATGGGCGTTTGCCTTGTCTTGCTCTGCATCCAGGCTGCGTGGGCGTGTCCCTTTGATCGGCTTAGTTTCGATGACTCTCTCTTTTAGCTCCAGAAAACGCTCTGGTGAGATACTCAAAATAGACGATTCAGGCATACGAATAAACGCAGAAAAAGGCGCTTGGTTGGCGGATTCCAGCCGCAGGTAGGCTTGCCACTCGCTGCCAGAGTATGGCGCATTGAAACGTTGTGCTAAGTTGATTTGATAACAGTCACCGCTTAGCAGGTACTCTTGCACGCTATTAAAGCGAGTAGCGTAAGATTGCTCGGTCATGTTCGATTGCCAAGCGCCAATCAAACTAAATTCATCATCTTGTACGGCGGTTTGTTTATCGAGCCAATCCCAGACTTGAGCAATATTTTGCCCAACGATACAGGCTTTGCTTAGTTTATGATCGACAATGATCGCCCATTCATAAAGGCCAACCGCCATATCCGCTGTTTTGAGGTCCTTTTCGGCGAGCTCTGGCATAGCTTCTATGCGGCGACCTAAATCGTAGCTAAAGTAGCCAAGCGCACCGCCTACGAAAGGCAGATCCCACTCTGAACCGAGCTCAATACTCGGTAGCCATTGCTGTTGCAATTGACCGAGCAGGGCAAACGGGTCGTCAACCGACACATAATCGTCAGATGGTGTCTTGATACGTGTGTTATCGGCAATGGTTTCTAACGTAGCGACCGGGTTCGCCACGAGAATGTCAAAACGGCTGTCGATGTGAGTTTCGGACGCAGAACGCAGCAACATCGCCCAAGGCTGATGCTGAATACGCGAAAAAAGGTGAAGTGCTAAGTCTGGTGCGTAATCCAACGCTTTAAAATCAATGAATTGATTATCCATGTTGTTCATTTGTGTAATTTGTGACAAAGAGATCGTTCACTGCATGGCATG belongs to Vibrio sp. STUT-A11 and includes:
- a CDS encoding porin family protein, whose amino-acid sequence is MLRSLLFVPLCVFPALSSASEAEQADKFGYEHIYLNVGAGTTNEDWLENANVTTIDLGGNYLFTDNWLFHTDYSAQFFHPDSYTLRIDRLTFGGGYRYGITQQFDLYGIYRLGVIKAKAKDDDTDKTLLSDSEFIHAVAVGAQYLVGEKLIVNAELEANRSDVVDENKYKIGFNYQWHDVIGTGVYYQYRDTEYSGARSDYINEVGLSLRFVY
- a CDS encoding amino acid aminotransferase, which encodes MFEKVVAAPADPILGLTEEFKKDTRAEKINLGVGIYKNEQGETPVLATVKKAEAALIETEKTKSYLTIEGTAEYALAVQKLLFGESAEVVADKRAKTAQAPGGTGALRVAGEFIKRQLGDVKIWISNPTWANHNGVFTAAGIETAQYSYYNAETKDKDFDAMLNDLQAASEGDIVLLHGCCHNPTGIDPTAEEWETLAKLVAEKKLLPLFDFAYQGFAKGVEEDAAGLRTFAKYNKEILVASSFSKNFGLYNERVGAFTLVAESEEVATTAFSQVKAIIRSIYSNPPAHGSAVVTHILNNADLRAEWEAEVAEMRDRIQEMRELFVATLKEEGVDADFSFIERQNGMFSFSGLSKEQVNRLKEEFAIYIVGSGRISVAGMTKSNMGPLCKGIAAVL
- a CDS encoding PLP-dependent aminotransferase family protein, whose amino-acid sequence is MNRYRQLAELFKTQIQQNTWRAGERLPSVRVTSRNHSVSAGTVLQAYQLLEAQGWVNAKPQSGYYVTAELERFEASNEVVPAYRSSFNDELYDYLKHQGLSDALRLGSAFPDATLFPFEALNRNLASSGRKMGPESLLDNMPPGSESLRRLIAQRYIQQGISTTHEDIVITSGALEALNLSLQAVTQPGDTVVVESPAFYGALQAIERLGLKVIEVSVDSRKGHDLEQLEAIFAKHAVRACWLMVNFHNPTGALLSDDQKERIVRMAEQHDVYLIEDDVYSELYFTASKPTSLKTFDTQGRVLHCSSLSKSLCPGYRLGWVVNHRFNEPIQKLQLISTLSGSAPIQQGIAHYLQNDSYDNHLRKLRKIMQQRQSLFIELIQRYLPQDVTYNVPEGGYFVWVKLPNGTDSKSIYQALLQQQITVAYGNLFASDTKFKNYLRLNTSMPVDEALENAIEKIGELLTTV
- the asnS gene encoding asparagine--tRNA ligase; this encodes MTYAPVSDVLKGQLAVDSEVTVRGWIRSRRDSKAGISFLAIYDGSCFDPIQAVVPNNLNNYDDEVLKLTTGCSVEVTGKIVESPAKGQDFELAATDVKVVGWVEDAETYPMAKTRHSIEYLREVAHLRPRTNVIGAVARVRNCLSQAIHRFYHEQGYFWVSAPLITASDAEGAGEMFRVSTLDMENLPRTDAGKVDYNEDFFGKETFLTVSGQLNAEAYACAISKVYTFGPTFRAENSNTSRHLAEFWMVEPEVAFADLDDVAKLSEDMLKYVFKAVLEERRDDLEFFAQRIDKEAITRLEQFVSSDFAQVDYTDAIQILLDSGREFEFPVEWGIDMSSEHERFLAEEHFKAPVIVKNYPKDIKAFYMRMNDDGKTVAAMDVLAPGIGEIIGGSQREERLDVLDSRMREMGIDPEHMNWYRDLRRYGTVPHAGFGLGFERLVSYVTGMGNVRDVIPFPRTPRSANF
- the queD gene encoding 6-carboxytetrahydropterin synthase QueD yields the protein MKTELYKEFMFEAAHHLPHVPEGHKCGRLHGHSFLVRLYVEGEVDPHTGWVVDFAEIKAAFKPIYDRLDHYYLNDIEGLENPTSEVLAKWIWQQLKPSLALLSKVEIKETCTAGCIYKGE
- a CDS encoding L-serine ammonia-lyase → MISVFDIYKIGVGPSSSHTVGPMKAGKEFIDDLRAMGKLRDITKITVDVYGSLSLTGKGHHTDIAIIMGLAGNSPEKVDIDSIPGFIARVEETERLPVGMHCHTVSFPRDGGMNFHKTNLELHENGMQIHAWIDEEKAYSKTYYSIGGGFIVDEENFGKEVENPIKVPYAFTTAEELVSQCRESGLSISALTMKNEQALHSDEETRTYFANIWRTMRECMDRGMNEEGILPGPLRVPRRAAALRQQLLTSEKTTNDPMSVVDWVNMFAFAVNEENAAGGRVVTAPTNGACGIIPAVLAYYDKFIQTVSEKDYIRYFAASGAIGGLYKRNASISGAEVGCQGEVGVACSMAAAGLAELMGGSPEQVCMAAEIAMEHNLGLTCDPVAGQVQVPCIERNGIAAVKAINSTRMALRRSSAPTVSLDKVIETMLETGKDMNAKYRETSQGGLAIKVIC